One Cucumis melo cultivar AY chromosome 8, USDA_Cmelo_AY_1.0, whole genome shotgun sequence genomic window, CTTCCATATGTAATTGCAGCTGTAAGTTTTGCAAAATACCATTTTGGTAGTAATGGCAGGGAATTAGTGTTCAATTTTCAATAGTATATTGGGCCTACTTTGAGGTAGGTTTTAAGAACTCGTCAGTGTTATTACTTCCCTTGGCATTGCACTTCGTAAAAATAGATACCAACCACCTACACCAAAAATTCTAACTAAAACTTCGATGCGTGTACAGTACATCAACATATTATTTTACAGGCAAAATTATACAAACAAAGATGCAAAATGCAAAGGTGAAAACATATTATTTTACAGGGAGATTCATAGGCAAAGGTATCATCCCTCTTGCACTATTGTTGTCTGTTTTTCTTGTTGGGTTATTTCCAGGCTTCGGGTTATTTTCACCTTTAGTTCTCCACATAGGTTGTTCGAATCAAGAACAAACTCAAATGTACATTCATCATCTATTGTCAAACTATTTGCTATGAAGAAAGCACCCCAACCAGTGGTCAGGGAAAATCGACCACGGCTAATTGGTGTCGCTTTCACCACCCACGACCTGCCCATGTCATCTATGATAATCAAATTCGGCTTCAACAAGAAGTCATTGGAAACTATGACCGATTGGGGAATATGCTGCAATCATTAGAAAAACCAAATTTGTGGAACTTGCAAAAGAGTTGAAATAGTTGGGATAAAATTGAAGTCTTCGAGGTCAGTTGAAGAATTAAGAACACTAAGGCCTATTCTTAAGAGTTAACAAAGTAAGAGTAATTCTACGCATGAATTGATGCCATAAGCAAGAACTCAGTCTTTACATCGAATTTCTAACTGCACATTATACCACTCAAAACtaaaaagagaataaaaacATACATTTCCATGGTTGAAGGCATTATAAGATTATGAAAATCAGCAACTTTAGACATCTTACATGCAATCCCTGAATGTTTCAGACATCAATGTTTAAGCTACAATTTCAATCATGTCAGACTATCATAGTTAACTTGATGCTAAAACAAAGCTATCGAGATTAATGAACTTACAATGGCTTTATGTGACCAATGCTTAACTATGTGCTTGAAGGTTGGCGATTTCTTCGAAATATGTTCTGCagtcttagagggactatgttCTTCAAGATTTGATGGTGATCTTCTCCTTGATTTGGGGGCCGTGGCTGTGAAGTACCAAAAAGAATTTGGGGTATTTAAATACATGTCTATGCATGGAACAGAGAAATGTGTTGAGCAAAAATGTGGTGATGAAAACTTGTCACCTGAACTATCAGTGGATCTAACTTCTGAATCACTCCTTTTGCTACGAGTTAAGGAAGTACTATAATCTTGCTCTGATAGAGGCTCATCTTTGACCTTCACGGTCGGGACAGGATTACCGATTCTTGCTACTAGTTCTTTCTTGCATCCATTTTTACCAAATATCTTAACATCAAACACATGACTCCCATCATATTGGAAAACTAAAAAGTATCCACGTTTCAAGTGGTGGCTGTCGACAAATTCTTGCCAGCCATCCTTGAAAAACACAATATTCTTCAGTTCTTCCAAAGTAACATGCCAAGATTTTCCGCTTTGATCTCTGATAATAGCTTCACTTGGTATTCTTCCATTAAAATACTTCACAAAAGCAGGTGGTATACTCTACAATTCAAGACCATGAACAAAACTTAGATACATTGGTCACTTTTATACCTTATATGTACTTTAGAgatgaatatatatatccatacaTAACCTGCAATacaaaactttttctttttattttcccCTTTTTCAGTTAACATTGAGCTCACTTCAACTGATTTCACCTAATAACTAACTCATCTCAATACGATTGGAACAAGAACATGTCAAATAGACTAATTAACATTTTGTTTCCCTTGCTTTCCCCTTTACATTACTTTTTGTGGAAGAGCACTTCccttgagaaaaataaaaatggaaacgAAAACAATGCCAAATAAAAACATAAGCCAACACAACTTACATAGATCCAAGAACTTACAGGAGGGAGCTCCATTGGTCAATAATAGAAAACAGAGACATCACAAAAAGACTTAACCAACAAAAGCCTACCAGGAGGAATTGTAATACTCAAACTCCAAGCCTCTTTCTGGGACTCTTCTACGCCAGCAAAATAGCTTTCTTTAAATAAAgacaacaaaaaataaataaaagaatgcATGGGTGTACAAAAACCCAAGCACACACAATATAAAGTCTATAAGATCACAAACACCCCAGCAAGGAAGCAAGCCATAGAAAGCAACCGTTCTCCCAAGAAAAGTTTACCTCCCAAAAAGAACTAACAAATTCACAAAACCAAAAGATGTGATCTAGATCTTCCTCATCCTTCCAACAGTTAAAGTACACTTAATCCTTCCTTTCCAAATATAATCTTAACAAACTCAACTGCAGCTCTTAGGAAACAAAAACCTTTATAGGATATGGTCCACGTCTCACGACACCAGCTTGTAAAGAATGCACTTAAGAGGCCAAagcagaaaaagagaagaaaagattCTTAATATACGTAGTATATTCTCTCAACTCCAACCAACCAAAAGAATAAGTTAAACCATTTAAAGCATTcaagagagaagaaagaaaaaccaTTTATAGTGTCAAGAAAAACAAGACCAAAAGAAACTCAACAATGCTGTTGCTCATACTGACAGAAGCATGCACGATGAAGCTTACTACATTCCATAGTACAGAAACTCACCCCATCATAACCTATCGACATTATCTAATCTCGCTGCTTTCTGCTAAAATCTAGAGGAAGTTGGTAAAGGGTTTTCTAAGGGTTTTCTATTTCACATAATTCTATTAACATTTCATGTCATAACAGAGCAGCATTTTTTCAATATCTCCATGAAACTCcagaaaaagagagattgaaaaGGTAAGCAGAATAGAGAGTATACCATACGCTGAGAACTGGAATTGGGGAGAAAAACCTTGAAGAACTCAAGGGTAGAAGAGATTCTGCTGCCGGGATCCACTACCGCCATTACACTCTTGGCCATCCACAACGGAAACCCCTAAACCCAACCCAAAAAAATATGGATTTTtgtctttttaattatttgttaaaCTGAACCGAACACTTGATAGGAACTTGCAAGAACCAATACACATTTGGTTAGTGGGTCTGCTTAACTCCGCCCCTTTTCCCGTTCCCAGAAGAGCTTTTTTTTCCCACTGCCTTTAAAGTTTAAAAGTGCTTCTCTATAAATTCCAAATATTTATTCAAAGTTCCAAATGGGATTTTATTCTAACCCAAATGAATGAAACAGAGGGTTTCAATTACCACAGAGTCGGAGCCAAAGTCTTTCTTAAATCTAAAACAGATTCGCTCGCCTATATCGTTATTCccatttactatttttttaaaatgaatttattatGCTTATGTTAAATTATAAGTATAGTCTTTAGGGTCGCATTTTATCGTTTATCAAACAATAGTTTAGTAATATATTAAATACttttttaaataacatttttaaatatagtaaaaaagatggaaactttttacaaaaatatatcaAATGTATGAAATTAGCCTATTTAAGCTTTTGGTtataattagttttattttattttatttttttttgttattaattcctctaaaaagaactataaaagtttaaaaacaaaagttataatttaaatcaaattctTTATAAACTGAATTTTTCCCTTCCCATTGCCAACAAAGAGACATTTTATAACTATGAAAAATTACTTGTACGTTCTAAGTATCGCATTTTGCAAGCTCTCTCTTTAACTTGAGATTCAATTTTCTCAATTTTCTTTCAATATCCCATGTTGAGCATACAGATTTAAACTTCTaacccaaaataaaaatataacttGCTTTAGTTATTCTCAATGCTTATAAGAGTTAATATTAGTAATCATTAAATCTATACTTTGGAGGGTTCGTTGTcagcaaaagaagaaaagaaaatcctCTGGAGaaatatacttaataattaGATTCACAAAACCAAATACATAATTGTTCAACCCTagaccctaaaccctaaatacaTAACTGATCAGTTAGAATATTCACAGTCAATCAAAAGTTGAACACAATACTCGTTGATGAACATCATACACCTACTCCTTCATGTGCTTGAGTATGATGAAACTATAGAATCAATTAGAGCTGCTCCCTTTTCTCAGCAACTTCATCACGCATCACCATCTTGATTGAAACTTTTTGGAGTTGTCTTTACCATAGTTTTCTACTTCTCTTGCTTTCTTCAATGCAAAAGTTCATACCACAACAATacatgaatatatatataagaaatacacatacaaaaagaaaagg contains:
- the LOC103484736 gene encoding putative B3 domain-containing protein At5g66980 isoform X1; amino-acid sequence: MAKSVMAVVDPGSRISSTLEFFKVFLPNSSSQRMSIPPAFVKYFNGRIPSEAIIRDQSGKSWHVTLEELKNIVFFKDGWQEFVDSHHLKRGYFLVFQYDGSHVFDVKIFGKNGCKKELVARIGNPVPTVKVKDEPLSEQDYSTSLTRSKRSDSEVRSTDSSATAPKSRRRSPSNLEEHSPSKTAEHISKKSPTFKHIVKHWSHKAIHIPQSVIVSNDFLLKPNLIIIDDMGRSWVVKATPISRGRFSLTTGWGAFFIANSLTIDDECTFEFVLDSNNLCGELKVKITRSLEITQQEKQTTIVQEG
- the LOC103484736 gene encoding putative B3 domain-containing protein At5g66980 isoform X2, giving the protein MELPPVSSWIYSIPPAFVKYFNGRIPSEAIIRDQSGKSWHVTLEELKNIVFFKDGWQEFVDSHHLKRGYFLVFQYDGSHVFDVKIFGKNGCKKELVARIGNPVPTVKVKDEPLSEQDYSTSLTRSKRSDSEVRSTDSSATAPKSRRRSPSNLEEHSPSKTAEHISKKSPTFKHIVKHWSHKAIHIPQSVIVSNDFLLKPNLIIIDDMGRSWVVKATPISRGRFSLTTGWGAFFIANSLTIDDECTFEFVLDSNNLCGELKVKITRSLEITQQEKQTTIVQEG
- the LOC103484736 gene encoding putative B3 domain-containing protein At5g66980 isoform X3, giving the protein MAKSVMAVVDPGSRISSTLEFFKVFLPNSSSQRMSIPPAFVKYFNGRIPSEAIIRDQSGKSWHVTLEELKNIVFFKDGWQEFVDSHHLKRGYFLVFQYDGSHVFDVKIFGKNGCKKELVARIGNPVPTVKVKDEPLSEQDYSTSLTRSKRSDSEVRSTDSSATAPKSRRRSPSNLEEHSPSKTAEHISKKSPTFKHIVKHWSHKAIVVGGESDTN